The bacterium nucleotide sequence TCGGCCAGGGGAGCCGGAGCGGCGAAATCCGCTTCCAGGGAGGGGGTGAGCATCCCGCTGACCAGCCGGCCCGGCGCCGCCCCCGCCGGGAACGTGAAGGGGACGTTGAAGATCAGCGAATCCCGCCCCGCGGCCGCCGCGTAGTCCCAGATCCGCGGCGCCCCCACCCGGGAAGCGGTGAGCACTTCGTGGTCGTAGCCGCCGGGGCGGCGACGGGTGAAACCGAAAATTCCGTGGTGCCCGGGGTTGACCCCGGTGGTCATGCTTACCCAGGCCGGCCCGGTGTAGGGGGGGCGGGTCGACAGGAGCGTCCCCCGGGACCCGGAGGAGACGATCCTGACCAGATTGGGGATCGCGCCGCGGGCGGCCAGGTATTCGTAGGCCCCGGAATTGAACCCGTCGAGGCCGATCAGGGTTGTCTTCCCGCGCTCCATGGGGGGTAATCTACCCCCGGTTCCGAAACCTTGGCCATAATTTTATTGCCAGACGCCGCCGAATTAGCCACCCTCGGTCGTCAACCGGTCCGGAAGAGCGGAAGGAAGCCGGAGCCATGCCTGAAAATCGCAGATCCCGTTTGCTCCCCCGGCGCGGAATGTCCCTGTTTTTGCTCCCCGCCCTGCTGGCGGCGGGGGGGTGTTCCGGAAAAGGGGACGCGCTTTCCGGGAGGTACGAAGGGTCCAACCTGGTCGTTCTGATCGTCGACACCCTCCGCGCCGACCACCTGGGTTGCTACGGCTACCCGCGCCCCACCACGCCCCGGATCGACGGCCTGGCCGGAGAAAGCCTTGTTTTCGACAACGCCACCGTCCCCATCGGCATCACCCTGCCCTCCCACGCTTCGATCCTCACCGGCCTCTACCCCCAGAACACCGGGAGTTTCAGAAACTACGGGCGCCTCGACGACCGCCTGCTCACCCTGGCCGAAGTCCTGAAAGACCGCGGGTACCGGACCGGGGCGGTGGTCGGCACCGCCGTGCTCAAAAGTTCCAAGAACCTGGGCCAGGGGTTCGACGCCTACCTGGAAAACTTCGCCAGCCGGGAGTGGGTTCCCGGGAGCAAGAACCAGGTGAAACGGCGCAAGGGCACGGCCGAGGACGGTCTGCGCCTGGCGCGGGAATGGATCGAGGAGGACCCCGGCCGGCCTTTCTTCCTCATGGTCAACCTCTACGACGTCCACGCGCCCTTTATCCTCCCCCCCGAATTCCAGGGGCGCTTCCGCAGCCGCGGCGACGACCCGGAGATGGCGGCGCGGTTCGGAGAGGAAGGCTGGAGGAGCGTGGCCGGCGACCCGGACAAAGCCGCATTGATCGACGACTACGACGCCGCCCTGGCCTATACCGACGCGGAGATCGGGAAGTTCCTGGACGCGCTGGAACGGGAGGGACTGGACGGCGAGACCATCGTGGTCGTCACCGCCGACCACGGCGAAGAGCTCTACCAGCACCGCGACTACGCCAGCCACGGGATGTATCTCTACGACGGGGAGACCCGGGTTCCCCTCCTCATCCGTCTCCCGGACCGGACCCGAACCGGGCGGGTCGAAACCGTGGCGGAATCGGTCGACCTTTTCCCTTCCCTTCTCGATCTGTTGGGAATCAGGACGGAGGCGGCGGTGGACGGGGTGAGCATGATCCCGGCCCTGGAAGGGGCCGGGACGGGAAAGCGCCGGGCGTTCGCCATGCGCCTGCCCGAGGACGAGCGGGGCCGCCCCCTCCCCCGCCAGTTCATGGTCAGGGACGGCGACACCAAGCTCATCCACACCCTCGGGGGAGAAACCGAACTCTACCGGCTCGACCGCGACCCCTGGGAACGGAACGACCTCGCCGCCGGGGGGGGTGCCGACGCCCGGACGCGCGGCCTGATCCGGTCCGGACGGGAGTGGTACCGGGAGGAGGCGGTCGACAACGCCGCGGCGGCGACGTTGGACGGGGAAACCGCCGAAGACCTGCGCGCCCTGGGCTACCTGCAGTAGCGGGAACGGGCGCGCCGGGCGTGTACCCCCGGTTCCCGTTCGTGGTATAGTCCCCCCATCGTCCGGCGCCGCCGCGGAACGGAAACGGCCGCGAAAAAAGGCGGCGGGGCGGCTTTCGAGAGATCATGCTTGGCGTCTACGGTACCACAACTGCGTTGAGATCGTTGGCGGGGGGCGACCTGGCGGCCGGCAACCTGAAAACGCTGGTCCACCCGGTCAACTGCTGGAGACACGCCGCCTTCCGCTTCGTCCGCGACCGCCTGAAGATCGAACCGGGCGAGCGGGTCTTCGACCTGGGCAGCCCCAAGCTTTTCTCGCTCTACGCCGCCGACCGCCTGCGGGCGGAAGTCTGGGCCGCCGACCTCAGCGGCTATTTTCTCCGGCGGTTGCGCCGTTACCGGCGCGTCCGGAACGTTCCCGAAAACCGTCTCCCTTTTCTCCTGCTCGACGGGCGCCGCCTTCCCCTGACGGAGCGCTTTCACAAGTTCTTCAGCATCTCCGTGGTCGAACACATTCCCGGAGACGGCGACCGCGAATGCATGCGCGAACTGGGCCGGATTCTTCTCCCCGGCGGCCGGGGCGCGGTCACCGTCCCCTTCTCCCCCCGGGGGGAGATCCAGTACCGGCGGGACGATTTCTACTGGTCCGGCTGTTACCGGGGGGCGGAGCCGGGCGCGCACGGGCGGGTCTTCTATCAGCGGGTCTACTCCGAGCGCGACCTGGAGGAACGGCTGGCCGCGCCCTCGGGACTGAAGCTGGTCGAGCTGGCGTTTCTCGGGACCCGGGCGCCCGGGGCGGCGGTGAACCGGTTCGCCTCCGTTCCCGGCCCGGTTCAGGGGCTGGGGCGGCGGCTCTTCATCTCCGGCCCCAAGGCGGATTGGCGGGAAACGGGGAGACCGTCGGCGGCCTTCCTCGTCCTGGAGAAAGCGAGGTGATCTTTCCCGTGACGGAACGGGCGCGGCGGGCCGGAGCGTGGGGCCTTCTCCTGCTCCTGATCGCCGCCCACGTCGGGTTCAACTTCCTCTGGATCGAGCGGGACCAATCCTACCCCAAGGGAGACGAGCCCCAGTATCTGAGCAAGAGCTATGCCATCTACCGCGCTCTGGCCTCCCCCGGCCCGGAGACGGTCCGGGAAATCCTCTTCGCCCGTCCCCTCCACCGACTCCCCCTCTTCGCCCTGCCGGCCGTGGCCGTCTACGCGGTCTCCTCGCCCGGCTACGACCGCGCCTGCCTGAGCAACGGCTTCTACTTCGCCCTGCTTTTGGCCGCGGTCTACCTGACGGGAACGCGGCTGGAGGGGAGAAAAGCCGGCCTGCTGGCGGCGTGGACGGTCTCCTTCTATCCCTTCTTCAACGACTACTCCCGGAAATACTGGAGCGAAATCGGCATCGCCGCCTGGTTCGCCCTCACCTTTTTCATCCTGCTGCGCAGCGGCTTTTTCCGGAGGCGGGGAGACTCGGCGCTCCTGGGGCTCGTCGGGGGGGCGGGGGTCCTGATCAAGCAGTTTTACGCCTTTTATTTCCTGGCCGTCGTCGGCCCTTTGGCCGGGGCCGTCTGGCTCCGGGAGTTCGCGCGCCTGCGCCGGGGCGGTCT carries:
- a CDS encoding class I SAM-dependent methyltransferase, with protein sequence MRSLAGGDLAAGNLKTLVHPVNCWRHAAFRFVRDRLKIEPGERVFDLGSPKLFSLYAADRLRAEVWAADLSGYFLRRLRRYRRVRNVPENRLPFLLLDGRRLPLTERFHKFFSISVVEHIPGDGDRECMRELGRILLPGGRGAVTVPFSPRGEIQYRRDDFYWSGCYRGAEPGAHGRVFYQRVYSERDLEERLAAPSGLKLVELAFLGTRAPGAAVNRFASVPGPVQGLGRRLFISGPKADWRETGRPSAAFLVLEKAR
- a CDS encoding sulfatase, producing the protein MPENRRSRLLPRRGMSLFLLPALLAAGGCSGKGDALSGRYEGSNLVVLIVDTLRADHLGCYGYPRPTTPRIDGLAGESLVFDNATVPIGITLPSHASILTGLYPQNTGSFRNYGRLDDRLLTLAEVLKDRGYRTGAVVGTAVLKSSKNLGQGFDAYLENFASREWVPGSKNQVKRRKGTAEDGLRLAREWIEEDPGRPFFLMVNLYDVHAPFILPPEFQGRFRSRGDDPEMAARFGEEGWRSVAGDPDKAALIDDYDAALAYTDAEIGKFLDALEREGLDGETIVVVTADHGEELYQHRDYASHGMYLYDGETRVPLLIRLPDRTRTGRVETVAESVDLFPSLLDLLGIRTEAAVDGVSMIPALEGAGTGKRRAFAMRLPEDERGRPLPRQFMVRDGDTKLIHTLGGETELYRLDRDPWERNDLAAGGGADARTRGLIRSGREWYREEAVDNAAAATLDGETAEDLRALGYLQ